The following are from one region of the Amia ocellicauda isolate fAmiCal2 chromosome 1, fAmiCal2.hap1, whole genome shotgun sequence genome:
- the prss35 gene encoding inactive serine protease 35 — translation MGFIPLFLLLSLTALGAASGEEAEDEYTWHLRKVPLVLNKRTVILSSPEFKAEAKPQLNVTCGIECQSQLPLPSVSDLENFLSYETVYENGTRTSTEVYFRDFDVQTEHAVIMDSHTRRKREVYGTDSRFTIADKQFVTNYPFSTSVKVSTGCTGILVSPKHVLTAAHCIHDGKDYIKGVKKLRVGILKLRSKRGGKKRKGSKKRNRRSLEIKPSFQWTRVKRTQVPKGWFKGVSEDVAVDYDYAILELKRPQKQKFMEIGIIPSVKKVPGSRIHFSGFDDDRPGQLVYRFCSVSDESNDLLYQYCDAQPGSSGSGVYIRLKEPGKKKWKRKIIGVFSGHQWVDVNGVQQDYNVAVRITPLKYAQICFWVHGNYADCRDG, via the coding sequence ATGGGCTTCATACCACTGTTCCTTCTGCTTTCTTTAACTGCATTAGGAGCAGCCTCGGGGGAAGAGGCTGAGGATGAGTATACCTGGCACTTAAGAAAAGTACCACTAGTGTTGAATAAGAGAACTGTTATCCTTAGTAGCCCAGAGTTTAAGGCTGAAGCCAAACCACAGTTAAATGTAACCTGTGGGATTGAATGCCAAAGCCAGTTACCACTGCCAAGTGTGTCTGACCTTGAGAACTTCCTTTCATATGAGACCGTTTATGAGAATGGCACTCGTACCTCGACAGAAGTCTATTTCAGGGACTTTGATGTGCAGACTGAGCATGCTGTTATTATGGACTCACATACACGGAGGAAAAGGGAAGTCTATGGCACGGACAGTCGATTTACCATCGCAGACAAGCAGTTTGTGACCAATTACCCTTTCTCTACTTCTGTCAAAGTATCCACAGGCTGCACAGGCATCCTCGTGTCCCCAAAGCATGTTCTCACAGCAGCCCACTGCATCCACGATGGAAAAGATTACATCAAAGGCGTCAAGAAGCTTAGAGTCGGGATACTGAAACTGAGGTCAAAGCGTGGGGGCAAAAAGAGGAAAGGATCCAAAAAAAGGAACCGGAGGAGTTTGGAAATTAAACCATCTTTCCAGTGGACGAGAGTCAAGCGTACTCAGGTGCCAAAGGGCTGGTTCAAAGGCGTGTCCGAGGATGTGGCAGTGGATTACGACTATGCTATACTGGAACTAAAGCGGCCACAAAAGCAGAAGTTCATGGAAATTGGCATCATTCCCTCGGTGAAGAAAGTCCCAGGCAGTCGGATACACTTCTCTGGCTTTGACGATGACAGGCCTGGGCAGCTGGTTTACCGTTTCTGCAGTGTCTCTGACGAGTCCAACGACCTGCTGTATCAGTACTGCGATGCCCAGCCTGGGTCCAGTGGCTCTGGCGTGTACATCCGCCTGAAGGAACCTGGAAAGAAGAAGTGGAAAAGAAAGATCATTGGGGTCTTTTCTGGTCATCAGTGGGTGGATGTAAATGGCGTTCAACAGGATTATAATGTGGCTGTCAGAATAACCCCTCTCAAGTACGCGCAGATCTGCTTTTGGGTGCACGGGAACTATGCAGACTGCCGAGATGGTTGA